One genomic window of Arachis stenosperma cultivar V10309 chromosome 10, arast.V10309.gnm1.PFL2, whole genome shotgun sequence includes the following:
- the LOC130957670 gene encoding uncharacterized protein LOC130957670 has product MGQSLGLKDQDGKQHKYGSRRVPRPNLHGDGGKSISIRMGKREKHEITPSPSRRTPVRRGISLRKRSRPSSLQNSPVDKNGGTTEETLVDGSMAGAVSGGSKVAIIEDQSVPVPQDKPPIESVTVEVQFDNLIWRCSGIYGSPQFNKRVLLWDYLVAQSMIFQRPWIVLGDFNEVKFSHESKGCQFSHQRADMFATLLGDTALFDLKTIGRRFSWLQSDHCPILVRCKSRPQPKGNRPFRFVATCATHPGYRDIVNQSWWSSNRGIHGKLSEVQKNSLEFNSKLFGNIFVKKCELEQQINYLQKHLEVVDSIYLRQKEQHLLDDYNNSLVQEELLWFQKSREQWVRFGDRNTRFFHIQTLVRRKHNKIHSLFLKDGVWKTDPEVLSQEAESFYKSLFCHLDDVDLGCLDDVPLPSLNEEACNNLTAPVTMEEVRTTVFHINSFKVLGPDGFQAFFFKEYWEIIGLDVWKMVKQAFFGVTLDPRMLETLLVLIPKVESPVSMKDFRPISLYNVVYKIITKVLVNRLRSHIAEIVGPLQGGFIPG; this is encoded by the exons ATGGGCCAGTCATTAGGTTTGAAGGACCAAGATGGAAAGCAGCACAAGTATGGTTCGAGAAGGGTTCCAAGGCCCAATTTGCATGGTGATGGAGGCAAATCAATTAGCATTAGGATGGGGAAGCGAGAAAAACATGAAATTACACCATCTCCATCGCGCAGAACTCCTGTACGTCGTGGAATTTCTCTACGGAAGCGTTCTCGGCCTTCCTCCCTGCAGAACTCGCCAGTTGATAAAAATGGTGGCACAACGGAGGAAACCTTAGTAGATGGAAGCATGGCAGGTGCAGTGTCAGGGGGTTCGAAGGTGGCAATTATTGAGGATCAGAGTGTGCCAGTACCACAGGACAAACCACCTATTGAG AGTGTTACTGTTGAGGTtcaatttgataatttaatttggAGGTGTAGTGGTATTTATGGCAGTCCTCAATTTAATAAAAGGGTTCTCCTTTGGGATTATCTTGTTGCACAATCCATGATTTTTCAAAGACCTTGGATTGTTCTTGGTGATTTTAATGAAGTCAAATTTTCTCATGAATCTAAGGGCTGTCAATTTTCTCATCAAAGAGCAGACATGTTTGCTACTTTATTAGGGGATACTGCTTTGTTTGATCTGAAGACTATTGGGAGGCGGTTTTCTTG GCTTCAGTCTGATCATTGCCCTATTCTGGTGCGTTGTAAAAGTCGTCCTCAGCCTAAAGGGAATCGACCCTTCCGATTTGTTGCTACTTGTGCTACTCATCCTGGGTATAGGGATATTGTGAATCAGTCATGGTGGTCTAGTAATAGAGGGATTCATGGCAAGCTTTCGGAAGTACAGAAGAATTCACTAGAGTTTAACTCGAAGTTATTTGGTAACATTTTTGTTAAGAAATGTGAATTAGAGCAGCAGATTAATTATTTACAAAAGCATTTGGAAGTGGTGGATAGTATTTATTTGCGTCAGAAAGAGCAACATTTGCTTGATGATTATAATAATAGTCTAGTGCAAGAAGAGCTCCTATGGTTCCAAAAGTCTAGAGAGCAGTGGGTAAGGTTCGGGGATAGGAATACAAGATTCTTTCATATTCAAACTCTTGTGCGAAGGAAGCATAATAAGATTCATAGCCTTTTTCTCAAGGATGGAGTGTGGAAAACTGATCCAGAGGTTCTGAGTCAAGAAGCAGAGTCTTTCTATAAAAGCTTATTCTGTCATTTGgatgatgttgatttgggttGTCTTGATGATGTGCCTCTTCCTTCTCTGAATGAGGAAGCTTGCAATAATCTTACGGCACCAGTTACTATGGAGGAAGTCAGAACAACTGTTTTTCACATAAACTCTTTTAAAGTTTTGGGTCCTGATGGGTTTCAAGCTTTCTTCTTCAAAGAATATTGGGAGATTATTGGTCTTGATGTTTGGAAGATGGTTAAGCAGGCATTCTTCGGTGTTACTCTTGATCCGAGAATGTTGGAGACTTTACTGGTTCTTATTCCAAAGGTTGAATCACCGGTATCTATGAAAGATTTCAGGCCGATTAGTCTCTACAATGTAGTTTACAAGATCATCACGAAGGTCCTTGTTAATAGGCTTCGTTCTCATATTGCGGAGATTGTTGGCCCGCTTCAAGGAGGATTTATTCCAGGATGA